In Miscanthus floridulus cultivar M001 chromosome 5, ASM1932011v1, whole genome shotgun sequence, one genomic interval encodes:
- the LOC136452400 gene encoding acyl transferase 4-like has protein sequence MSAAAPIVVKSAPELVAPAGPTPGGTLPLSSIDKTAAVRVSVDFIQVFPPAAGAGGDQDAAVAAMRDGFARALVPYYPVAGRIADASPGEPVVDCAGQGVWFVEAAASCALADVNYLERPLLIPKEELLPRPPPEEKLEDLVLMAQVTKFTCGGFAVGICFSHLVFDGQGAAQFLKAAGEMARGLPAPSIAPVWDRDAIPDPPKLPRGPPPSFTAFSFVTQVVEISPESIARIKDEFKDATGQTCSTFDAVTAVVFKCRALAMALPDDAEVRLGFAASTRHLLHGVLPSVDGYYGNCVYPVGITRTSKAIREASLPEVVGVMREAKEALTTRFTDWMRGGAKDDHYNVPLDYGTVTVSDWSRVGFNEVDYGFGEPGYVFTLNDDVNIVASVIYLKPPAPKRGIRLMLRCVEEPHAAAFADELAKFA, from the exons ATGTCTGCCGCCGCCCCCATCGTCGTGAAATCGGCCCCGGAGCTCGTCGCGCCAGCGGGGCCAACCCCCGGCGGCACCCTCCCACTGTCCTCCATCGACAAGACCGCGGCGGTCCGCGTGTCGGTGGACTTCATCCAGGTTTTCCCCCCGGCTGCAGGAGCCGGCGGGGACCAAGACGCCGCCGTGGCCGCGATGCGCGACGGCTTCGCGAGGGCGCTGGTGCCGTACTACCCGGTGGCCGGCCGCATCGCGGACGCGAGCCCCGGGGAGCCCGTCGTGGACTGCGCCGGGCAGGGCGTCTGGTTCGTGGAGGCCGCCGCGAGCTGCGCGCTCGCCGACGTGAACTACCTCGAGCGCCCCCTGCTCATCCCCAAAGAGGAGCTCCTCCCGCGCCCTCCCCCCGAGGAGAAGCTCGAGGACCTCGTCCTCATGGCACAG GTGACCAAGTTCACCTGCGGCGGGTTCGCGGTCGGGATCTGCTTCAGCCACCTGGTGTTCGACGGGCAGGGCGCGGCGCAGTTCCTCAAGGCGGCTGGCGAGATGGCGCGGGGGCTGCCGGCGCCGTCGATCGCGCCGGTCTGGGACCGCGACGCGATCCCGGACCCGCCTAAGCTGCCGCGCGGCCCCCCGCCGTCGTTCACGGCGTTCAGCTTCGTGACCCAGGTGGTCGAGATCTCGCCGGAGAGCATCGCGCGCATCAAGGACGAGTTCAAGGACGCGACGGGGCAGACCTGCTCCACCTTCGACGCTGTCACGGCGGTGGTGTTCAAGTGCCGCGCGCTGGCGATGGCGCTCCCCGACGACGCCGAGGTCCGGCTCGGCTTCGCCGCCAGCACGCGGCACCTCCTCCACGGCGTGCTGCCGTCGGTGGACGGCTACTACGGCAACTGCGTGTACCCCGTGGGCATCACCCGGACCAGCAAGGCGATCCGTGAGGCGTCGCTCCCGGAGGTGGTCGGCGTGATGCGGGAGGCCAAGGAGGCGCTCACCACGCGCTTCACGGACTGGATGCGCGGCGGCGCCAAGGACGACCACTACAACGTGCCGCTGGACTACGGCACAGTGACGGTGTCGGACTGGAGCCGCGTCGGGTTCAACGAGGTGGACTACGGCTTCGGCGAACCGGGGTACGTCTTCACGCTCAACGACGACGTCAACATCGTCGCGTCGGTGATCTACCTCAAACCGCCCGCGCCCAAGCGCGGCATCCGGCTTATGCTCCGCTGCGTCGAGGAACCTCACGCTGCGGCGTTCGCCGACGAGCTCGCCAAGTTCGCGTAG
- the LOC136452401 gene encoding acyl transferase 5-like — MAAAPPPTVTKSPPSLVPPAGPTPGGSLPLSSIDKTAAVRVSVDFIQVFPAPTSGNKEDRSASSAIAAMREGFAKALVPYYPVAGRIAEPVPGEPEIECTGEGVWFVEAEASCSLEEARNLERPLCIPKEELLPRPPAGVRVEDTLLLAQVTKFTCGGFAVGICFSHLVFDGQGAAQFLKAVGEMARGLPEPSIKPIWARDAIPNPPKPPLGPPPSFTAFNFEKSVVEISLDSIKRVKDQVASETNQKCSTFDVVTAIIFKCRALAVDFAPDAEVRLGFAASTRHLLSNVLPSVEGYYGNCVYPGGLTKTSQEVKEASLVEIVTAIREAKEALSSRFLDWLSGGAKENHYNVSLDYGTLVVTDWSHVGFNEVDYGFGEPSYVFTLNDDVNIVPSVVYLKPPKPKQGIRLVLQCVEGQHSAVFSEELQKHA, encoded by the exons atggccgccgcgccgccgcccacgGTAACCAAGTCCCCGCCGTCGCTGGTCCCGCCGGCGGGGCCCACCCCGGGCGGCTCCCTCCCGCTCTCCTCCATCGACAAGACCGCCGCCGTTCGCGTCTCCGTCGACTTCATCCAGGTCTTCCCCGCCCCTACGTCGGGGAATAAGGAGGACCGGAGCGCCTCCTCTGCGATCGCGGCCATGCGCGAGGGCTTCGCCAAGGCGCTCGTGCCGTACTACCCCGTCGCCGGCCGCATCGCCGAGCCCGTCCCGGGGGAGCCTGAGATCGAGTGCACGGGGGAAGGGGTGTGGTTCGTGGAGGCCGAGGCCAGCTGCTCCCTCGAGGAGGCGCGGAACCTCGAGCGCCCGCTGTGCATCCCCAAGGAGGAGCTGCTCCCGCGTCCGCCGGCCGGGGTGCGCGTGGAGGACACCCTGCTGCTTGCGCAG GTTACAAAGTTCACATGTGGTGGATTTGCTGTGGGCATTTGCTTCAGTCACTTGGTGTTTGATGGGCAGGGTGCTGCACAATTTCTGAAAGCAGTTGGTGAGATGGCTAGGGGCCTCCCTGAGCCATCGATCAAGCCAATCTGGGCTCGGGATGCCATCCCCAACCCACCTAAGCCACCCCTAGGCCCGCCACCGTCATTCACCGCATTCAACTTTGAGAAGTCAGTTGTTGAGATCTCTCTGGACAGCATCAAGCGTGTGAAGGACCAGGTTGCAAGTGAAACCAATCAGAAGTGCTCCACTTTTGACGTGGTCACTGCCATAATCTTCAAATGTCGCGCCTTGGCAGTCGACTTTGCACCTGATGCTGAGGTTCGCCTGGGCTTTGCAGCCAGCACTCGCCACCTGCTGAGCAATGTGCTGCCCTCGGTCGAAGGCTACTATGGGAACTGTGTGTACCCAGGTGGCCTCACCAAGACCAGCCAGGAGGTGAAGGAAGCTTCACTGGTGGAGATCGTGACCGCGATCAGGGAAGCCAAGGAAGCTCTGTCATCGAGGTTCCTTGACTGGTTGAGCGGCGGCGCCAAGGAGAACCACTACAACGTGTCGCTGGACTATGGCACCCTCGTTGTGACTGACTGGAGCCATGTGGGTTTCAACGAGGTTGACTACGGGTTCGGCGAGCCAAGCTACGTGTTCACCCTGAACGACGACGTTAACATCGTTCCCTCCGTTGTGTACCTGAAGCCGCCCAAGCCCAAGCAGGGCATCAGGCTGGTGCTGCAGTGCGTGGAAGGGCAGCACTCTGCCGTGTTCAGCGAGGAGTTACAGAAGCATGCATAG